Genomic window (Fodinibius salicampi):
TACAACACGGGAAGGAGCTGAGTTTAGTGCAGAAATGGTTGTCGCGACTTTAAAAGGGCTAGAACAAAATCCGGTTGAGCCTTGGTTTTCTAAAAAAGCGGAAACTGTAGAAATGCGAAATAAAGATACCAAAGAGATGAACGGCCCGGTCGTGACCGGATACGGCGAAGGACGCTTTGAAGTTGGGGAACTTTTATATCGTGACGATTTTACAAACCCAGATGAATGGGTACCGCAAGTTGAAGAAACCGATGCGCAGACAGAACCACGCATAGATTTCTGGAATGGTTTTCTTGAGGTGGTAGTGCCCGGTCGGGGCGCAACTATTTGGAACCGAAATAAGTTCAGTGGTAATGTGGCTATTACATATAAAGTGAAAGCCCCCTCAACCTATGTGGAGGAATTGGGAATAGTAGTGCGGGATATCAATACGTTTTGGCATGCATCTGATCCGAATGTCCCAGACGATATTTTTAATCCCGATAAGTACACAGGAGCATTCAGTTCCTATCATAAACAACAGGGATATTACGCAAGTATGGGAGGCAGAGATAATACCACTACCCGCTTCAGGCGATACCCGCGCATTCGCAACGGGGAACCGGTTGAACATATCGCTTTATCGGAAAGAGATGGCCGCAAAAAGTTTCTGATCCGGCCGGACCACACCCATACTATTCAACTAGTTACTTATGACGATGTAATTCAATATATCGTAGATGGGAATGTATACTATGAAATACAGGAAGGAGACACTGTAACCGTTTTCCGGCCGGATGGCACACAGGAACAGGTGGTTTATACCCCGGAACGTTTTCCATCATATAATGAAGGATGGTTTGGCTTTCGCCTGGTAAATACCCATCATATTTATTCTGATTTTAGGGTTTGTCGTCTTGAATCAGTCGAGTAAATAGAATATTGGACCCAACAAAACTAAAGTTAAAAAAACCGGGATTGGAAACTAAATATCATTGGCTGGTTTATTCAGTCCGTTTCTAATAAATTTTAACAAGTAGGAACGGAATCTGTATGTCTCTATTATGTTTGAGCAGGTATGCAAATCTAGATATTAAGTGAGTACCCTTGTATCCGGATGAAAATGAATATGAGTGAGGTCTAGCAAGATAGGGTAGGTTAATTAACTGATTATGGAAGGAATGAATCGCATTAGGATTAAAGCAAATAACTACAGGGTTTAGGATTTATAAGCCCCTTTTACATTTAGGAATCTATAAAACTATTAATCATGCATAACTGGTTTAAAATGGGCAAATATATGGCCATAAGTTGTATAACTATTTTGGTTATGCTTATGATGGGCAGTGTTGGACTTGCTCAGGATTCGGTTGAATTACTTAAAAAAGAATTTAAAGATCCACCACAATCAGCCCAGCCACGAACCTTTTGGCATTGGACGAATGGGAATATAAATCGCGAGGGTATTGAAAAAGATTTAGAGTGGATGAAGCGGGTGGGTATTCAAGGGGTTCAGTTAGCCGACTTAGGTTTTGGGACAGGACAAAGCATTGAACAAAAGGTACCCTACGGAAGCCCGGAATGGCTTGATCATGTGCGTTTTGCTGCATCAAAAGCCGCTGAGTTAGGATTAGAAATGTCTATATTTAGTTCCCCGGGATGGAGCCTTGCCGGGGGTCCTTGGGTTAAGCCCAAGGAGGCGATGAAGAAAGTGGTTTGGAGTGATACCAGTATAACAGGCTCCCAGCTATTCAATACCAAATTGCCGGCTCCCCCCTCTAATAATGGTCCCTTTCAAAATATGTCGCCGGGTGGAAGCCAGGAAGAAACGTATTATCAGAATATTGCGACCTTTGCCTACCGCACATCCTCGACTGAAACAAAACTGAAGGAAACCCATCCGGAAGTTTCTGCAAATACAGGTCCGATAGACGGCAAAGCGCTGATGGATCACGATTACAATAGTGCCGTCATTATTACTACACCTGAAGGAGACAGTACGGCGTGGATAGAATTTGAGTTCGCTCAACCTTTTAGAGCCCGCGCCATTACAATTTCCGCCCGAGAGGGGGTCCCCTTTGGTCGTGTTGAGGCCAGTGACAATGGTAGTAGTTATCATACCATAGCAATGCTTCCGGGACCCCAAAATTATCGTGCCGGTAATGTACAAACATATTCTTTTCCTGAGACAACGGCGCGGTACTTTAGAGTCGAAATTACGGGAGCATCTATGAGCCCTGAAGAAGTAATGTCTCAGCCGAAACCAAAGCCTGAT
Coding sequences:
- a CDS encoding DUF6250 domain-containing protein, with product MANSVEAQNANERNIQLPVPTNSELPSLYLIGDSTVRNGSGDGANGQWGWGSVLSSYFDTDRVNVVNRALGGRSSRTYITQGYWSQQKELLKPGDVVLIQFGHNDASPINDTSRARGVLDGIGEEKKDIFNKLTKKVETVYTYGSYLRTYISDIKNKGATPIICSLVPTNGKVIDKEDQFAKWAEQVAVTEGVRFLDLNKIIAREYEKVGRDKVQDFFVDDNVHTTREGAEFSAEMVVATLKGLEQNPVEPWFSKKAETVEMRNKDTKEMNGPVVTGYGEGRFEVGELLYRDDFTNPDEWVPQVEETDAQTEPRIDFWNGFLEVVVPGRGATIWNRNKFSGNVAITYKVKAPSTYVEELGIVVRDINTFWHASDPNVPDDIFNPDKYTGAFSSYHKQQGYYASMGGRDNTTTRFRRYPRIRNGEPVEHIALSERDGRKKFLIRPDHTHTIQLVTYDDVIQYIVDGNVYYEIQEGDTVTVFRPDGTQEQVVYTPERFPSYNEGWFGFRLVNTHHIYSDFRVCRLESVE